GAGGGTTACGATTTTATCAAGAAAATTGGAGAGGAACTCCGGTAAAAATCGTGGTGAAAATTTGCTATACGGTTTCCGATAGCCTACTGTACTGTGTAGTGTCTATGAAGTCCTTGTGACCAGAGATTTTCATGGCAGATTTTAACAAGTAAAATGTCGATTTCAATTTCTAATCTGACTTCAAATTTATCATTCTACATCGACAGACAATATTGTCTTTTGCATATTATTCCTTATGAACTTGAAATGCATTTGTTTGCGGCGCAAAAACCGTACTTGAATTGTACTTTTTCCTACTCGAAAACTCACTTTATCGttgattttgtttcaaccgagtgaTTTTCTTTCAAACTAATATGTTCTTATACCAGGGTAAATGATTAAATATTCAATGGCCAATGAAACAATGCCAATGGTCAATACCAAAATGCCGGGGGTCACTCACATGacgtggtacgggtatgtgcggagGTCAAGgatccctttttcaggctccccgGCACTTCCTTAAGATTTGCCTCATGCTtcagttcattgagcctcaagCTCTGTAAATTGTAGCTCTTTGGCccaaatttggacaaaaaaatgATTATTTTTAGCTCCAAAGATTCTGTTCACCAAAGCCCTTTTTGCCCAAATATCAGTTCTTAGttcacacccctaccaaaatctaTATTGAGTGCCCCCAGGCCCAAACTCACTGCCATCTACCACTAAAACAGCTACTGATGTGGACTCTTTCAAGAACTTAATCAGCAGTGAGGAAATTGATGCATGATATGTATGTTGATACGTTTTGCAGTAGCAGACAAGACAAGATAAGACAAGACAAGAAAAtgcaatgaaatacaatttaaccTGGGGATGAGTCATGTTCCAGCCCCgggtcatgtaggcctacagtgctCCAGGTTTTATTTTAGCCAAACATAATATtagaaaattgtaaacaaaaacatACGGTATAggctgtataaaattaatgttttggttctcgtcccctccgtcctcaatttctgggttttttcagatttttcaaaatgttttagactttggaatacttTATACTTTATAGATATATTTATTATAGAACATGGATCACCTTTTTGTGGTATTCTAGGGGGATTATCCCTCGGAATCTCACATTAAAAAAGGGTCCCTGTTTTCCTcaaacactgttggaaaagacccaAAATTATTAACAATGCTAATTACatttggaaaaacaaaacaaaaatacaaacctCCTACcgtcatcaattcatgaaaatcctctgaacGATAACCTAATTGTAGGAAAACCGCGCTAAATCCCTTTTTTGTATAGCTCAAACatcctgtttagggtatgttttgaaaatctctggtcacGCATGCGTATACTGTGAAACTTGAGTCCCCCGGGtcataccgtcacttctaaaaattgggggccccccccccccccgataaatctacaaaaataaaatgttaatgcTTGCGCGCGTAGTACTTATTTATAGAGCGTTACAGTCTGAATCGATGATATTTTTCCTCAATCAGGTAACAGTCACGTGGCGACTAGCCTGGAGACGCACGAGTCAGTTTTGTGATCAGAACACCATTGATACCAACGGTCTCATAGGTGATGGAACTATATGCGAAATGGGTATCGGTAATTGTTTTGATGCCGAGACATATTGCAATGATTTCGATGCGGATGATGACTGGTCTAGTGGGACATTTACAAGAACATTCAACGCATCATCCACATCGTTTGTGTTACAGTAAGTAAGCTCGGTTTTTTTTCTCGGAGTTAACATTTCACCCACTttaacccacatctcatatgcacagtttatcccttacaaacactgtgtcttgaatagctattgtaacccaccaaccctgtgattaagaggctaggaaataattcctaatgtctcatacccaggtttgtatccctttatctaatcctgccccactgACAAGGACATTTTAGCGCATCTTATCTTTTATTGAGACAATGGtagccaggactatttttttgccttttttctaagcatgtttactttTGGATCGGGCCATCACAtgactatacagggtgtaacaataaactttatacaattgcattttgacttctcaggaaaaaactaaaagagttatggcaaaaatgttatatgcaatacaatcagtaatatcttggctaaaagaagacgtttagttggtttcttaactagcttgggttcaaaagttatgtccgattaattaaaacgtccagaaaacgtgttgggccacttttgccatgtttgcgcacatcaagtttgtaccgcgtagatatgcttatcgtgcatttaacatcaaagaactgacacaaaagaattataagtcgcgtttcttcatataattaacatgaacttaatgataatatgacatttctttaaaatctataaatctaAGTCATggaatttctttcaaattatcttatatataaagtaatttctcatatccctgagatatcgttggtaaaactgaaaacagtttttgcatccataagtacaaaacaataggattttgaaattaagttcagcttggcTTCTAGTTGTTCTGGGCGACCACtaatgccagcatttctgttaacaattcCACAtgcttctcatagttatatgtaattgtatgccttgatggaagacatgagtttggaaaatgagctataaacaatcttatggtttctgttTGACttcatgtgctaccgaatgtcacaaccataaaaatatgctcttccaacgtgaattggggttgaagttgttgagctgcagccacgatttctagtaaatgaggttgttaagtcagtgattagttgtgactttcaaaaactcaaggagatattctattatgtaatcatttctaccacttcgaataccccattgtttaaaactacctatcataagagcatcgtccatggttccaactctattcagtcacttttgtaacactaacagtttagacaaaagtggcccaagcggttttaagactaggttacataattggccatatcttcacttttataccgtcgattgtattgaaacaaagcttatctggtggctaaagaaattatcttgatagacatataaatatcaaaccaaaatataagcggcatacttgtgtcattctattttcaaaattgtacaaattttattgttacaccctgtaataggctttactgattggtggttaaggtcaatgctattgtttattttgtgataaggctgtgcatattactgcatatatgaaaaatacactgcatattttggtacaggcgatttactcaattccttccaaCTGACGAAATAATGAATTCCTGTTacctacccagtaatgtttgcttatcttaattggatcccttattttcaataggcctatgacaGTGTATTGAAAGTTTGTATTTAAATGAGTCGTTTCGTGctggagagttatataagccagagacaggatgtaggtatcatttatgtatttattgtaaGATCGGTGCAGAGTAGGttttgatatgaaaatggaaagttggaacatacacctgatccgtgaactgtctttttgaaagactcatCTTGTTTCTTTATTACGCAGAGCAGCAAGTCAGTGCTTTTTGCAACATAGACATGTCATTCGTTTGAATAACGAATACAATTATATAAGAAACAACTTTATAGAAAACGtagattttttaaacatttagtgtttagaggttaatgaatgcgcatcagttgttttgagggtattgtgaaatatctaaacactgTGCTTTGGATATTCCGATAttcctcattcataaccgtcacttttcacttttcttaattcaatttacgtcacattttcttcttttaatttgaaaataaaacacaattttaactttatctgtcgttttccctgtaaaaaaatcgaatagcccattaaggaaataccgctagcgaccaatcacactagcacgcaatcatgtgatgtccaaatacggcggccagcgtccgcgtaaattgttcgaacgcgtaacacgtcacgtaacgcggtcattgtagagcgtactttcaGCTatgtcacgagacgcggtcattatacttttttaaTGACCTgtatttgcgtccgcgtatttaaaagttattatctgtgattggatcgcactaattgctgcgtatattaatgaggttatgaatttgttttaatgCGTGctgataggcttcaacataaatccAAGTTTTCTCAAGAATAgcaatacaaggcttgtttgtgcATTTCATgccgattctaaatatggtcgtacaattttttttaataaccgCATAATTGATCGACTGCTTGGGGCACAGAAGTGCTGACTGGagcacaaccatgacaacagggCTAGCCGActttgtttaaagccatattgtaacatttgcttatGAGTATTGTTATATTGGTATAAacctaacataccctgcaaaatcaaaactttaggtgctgtaattttgttgaaattcgaaatttgaataaaccgcaggaactatcgttttattattacgatgaaaatattagttgaacgcgtacacgatgtacATAACACGGTACTTACGAACGCGGGCAGGCAGTCGTGTCATATCAAAAGAGCCGACACGACtcacgttcgaatgagtggctcgattggcgacatatgcgctggtattaaatggcgattttctttgtattgactcgtctgtttgggcccaaattaagaggacatatctgacagtgaaaagtaacattttataccaaaaacatACAATTCTATTTCTGATATGGCTTATAACTTTATAGCCCTTAATATTTGTGTGCACCAAGCGGCGCATGTAGTAGACTTCTTCCAAGCAGATGTCTCTGTTCTATAGGCTTTCCAatctattttataatattattgaataAAGTCATTTCATTAAATAAGACTAAACATCGAGGGTTTGTGAAGTCTTGATAAGGGGCAGTGCAatatttatcatgattatgaggTAAAATTTCCAACAGCCcgccaaaatttgcttgcccccccctctcggcctgccaaaaatcgcttgctgccccctttacacatgccttTTTTtcgggatcccaatttgcaaaacttCAATGGTCTAGctataaaattaaaatgttgcGAGCGCACCGAGCATgaacatttgcatattttaaacTGCAAATGTTAAAAAGCGTTTCCGTTCTGTTTTTCAAAGCCTTTTTagaacgttttatttaaaagacgccccatgaatgtgtgccaaaaatcgcttgatccccccccccctctcggctggcccaAAATTGCCCAAAAAGCTGGCCCAAATGgtacctccccagggctcataattattgcatagcccctaagACGAGTGATGATCATCAATATTAAAGGTGATTGCACAGTTTATTTGAGCTTTAATGATCTCTTTGAATTGTTTTTGTTCCGACAacaaaatgtcacgttttgcttTTATAAGAAAAAAATACCTACTGATTGGATACTACATAAGTCTAGAACCGGGGATTGCAGATTCaaataattcgctgtcgtagtctaacgtcacttcctgccgaggtcacaaCTACTTCCGTAGTGATGGATCAAGCGGTTGCATAACAACGCTATCTACACTGTACACATCGATGTTCTGCTGTTTGCAGGATGTTTTCCTTCTGAAATCTTGAGGTTGCAGGTCTTAAATATGACtagtaattttaaaatttgataaataaattccATACATCGAAATCGCCATTGCGGTTCTcatgaaagcgtgatccagtcccGGGGTGACCAATATGACGTCATGTCTACGATAGCGAATTGTTTATGAAGGCCAAACAATAACGTAACGTAATTCTAAATTATACTTTCCCCTACACTCCAAGATTTTACAGTGGTAATTGGATTTCATTAAATAACGGTGGTGGCGGTTCTTGGGATCTGCGATCTTATGTGAATCTGACTGCAAGACCTTTTGGGAGAGCCATAAACACACCACCTACGGCCGTCATTACTCCTGTAGTCACCGCAACTGCTGGTACAACAAGCACTATAGTTATTCCAAGTAAGCAAACGTCCCTGTTTATCTAGCTTGATAACGTAGTTAATTCGTAGAAAGCTCATTTATTTCATATGCAAAATATTGCGCTTAAATACGTTTCTtcaccaaacaaaattgttttattagttTGCCACCAGTTTAGTAGTCTATGGGTGGCCTTCATGTGTAAGTTGTGGTTTTCTCCCTATTATAAAGCATGCATAACTCATTAACGCAAAataagaatcaactgaaattttgagaacaagttttgtcgtggatatctactgaaaaaatgttataaaaggaggttgctaggatcacaaaatattcctttaaTAAACATAAGGAATTTAATGGCGCACATCATAACTCaaaaaaagaacaacaaaaaaCATCTTAATGAACCTTCTCATTTTACTTGATGGGttacatttatcatttttatagcTGCCGATGCAGACGGTGATTACATCAGGTGTCGATGGGCTACGGGGGAAAGTGGCAGTGTGGACCAGCCGTCGACAAGTGTCTTAAGTCTAGATCCGGTAGGTGGTAAATCTTACACTACGTTACACTGCCTTGAACAATTGCACAAAGTAACAAGGTTTACAAAATACCTTCACTTGCAGTCGTGTATTTCCTTCGCCTGGGCATTTTAGTTTCAATGTAGACAGTCTGACTGCATGTTATAAGCTAATATTATGGCCGTCCAATTGTCAGCGGCAATAACACTGTCACGGAGAAAATCTCTGAAATGTTGACTTCCATCTCGTCCTTTAGATCAAACGGTCCTCTCTTTCATACAAGACAATACGGACTTTCTCAATAAACTTATTACCTTACATTTTTCTATCAGTTGGTTTACCCATTGTGGTTTAATGTCATTGGGGTGCGATCAGTAATTGACTTGGCCTTTTTTCGAAATTTAACTGtagtaatattttaaaaacagatCTGACATTTTGACAAGCACATAAAGCAGCATGCTTTTCAATGCATGTAAATCGCAACGGTCAACCAAATAGTTTTGAGATGTAAACACCCTGTACATTttttaaatcacgtttttaaacttCGGGCCTAGTttgccacaaaaaaaaatcaactacCAGATAAGGCTGAAATGAAAATAAAGTGGATTACAAGgacggtcaataagttcccgcaattATGATGTAACTCCACTTATACATaactttgatgactgttactcACGATAAATGCAAGATTGTACTTTTGCCTTtcaaaaaaattgcatgatgttttatgtttttaatatgaaaattgattatttgtattcatgtcatactccattaattatttcaatgcatttgaatttgaatgcatttgaaATCAGTAAtggagtatgacatgaatacaaaaatttcacctaaaaaacgggtgggactatactcggacgaatacggtaatagtaataataacaataataatacaatgacataataataatgatgataataacaacaataataataactaaataaACGATTTACTTTCTATTTGCAGCTCACTTGTACTATTACCTTTACATCCTATGATGGCACCCTTTGGGGTGTTGCAATATATATTGAAGATTTCCTTTCCAGTGACTCAACAACTCCTCTAAGTACAGTTCCACTGCAGTTTTTGATTCAGGTGAAAGCGTTATCGCCTGGGTGTACAACAACTAAACCTACCCTGATTGCTCCATCTCCAGCCCAGGGGTCTATTGTTACAATATATACAGAAGAATTATTTACAGTGGAAATACATGGGATGCCCACATCAGGAGACAACCCGTGAGTACAAATACTGAAGaggtcatcatcatcttcttttatttttatttttatttatttttattttattttatttttttttattcttctcCTCATTTTGCTTGGACTTTTTTCTAATCTTCTTCGTCATCTTATGCTTactttctctttttcttcttaAAGCTCTCTTGCTTACCCTTCTTCTTTTTCGCCGTctcccttcttcttcttctcctcctcctcctttcttCCTTCTCATTTTtctcattcttcttcttcttcttcttcttcttccttcttcttcttcttcttcttcttcttcttcttcttcttcttcaacttcctcttcttcttcttgtcaTTTTTCTTCTGCTCTTTATGTTTTGTCGATTgcttgttttattattatgaacTTGAAATTACGCGGTAGAAATAACTTAACCTTTTAAGTACATTATTTTTGCTTATTAGCATTACCAATTTTGCGACGGTTTCACCAAGAGGGATGACAAGATCAACTATCATGTCTGGAGAAGGAGATAACAAGTACATCACCATTAATTGGACCCCAGAACAGACTCAAGAAGGACCCAATATATTCTGCTTTTCTGTATCTGATGAGTGGTAAGAGAAAGCATCaagttacataccactaataggcctgggcgatacatggaaatacgacgagtaactatttttttgcatgacatctgaaaagactgaattaaaatcgctgaaattgatcaagttatatagccaaagaaGTACTTATTAGGGTttaatgcttcaaaatggtatatttgcccacattatatgacatttttgttgtaatagtaccaaaattcaaggcttcagtttttagtaaatattcgccataccatattgtaactttcagcttcgagggcgcactgccattttaaggtgtttacggttcagtgcgttaaaacgagaaaagtctcaggtcaacctatgttgagtttttgatattttctttttacCAACCATCAGAATATATTGAAATATTGCAGGGTAGTAGAGGACACTAAGTTAACAAATCAAATGAAGAGTGAAGGGAAAATTACTAAATTACTAAATTTCTACTTTAACGAGCCCGTAATCCTAATTAGTAAGGGGTTTTTTTAAAGCTCTTCATTTGAGTTTGAAGCTAGTCTAACATAATACACCTATGGAATTTCAtggtaaattttgacctttaaatccaagatggtcgcCGTTTACATGCCAAGAGATGTCCGATAACATATTgagtgcatttttttaaattattttacaagaggaacattttgaccaaatattagCAAAATGTGATCATTATTTCACAAAGTCACCAATGTATTGCATGTATCACCTTATTAAAACGATTTAAATAGAGGGACTGTTCAGAAGCTAAAAACTTTCCTAGACCCATCGAAGATTCTGTCTTTGCCTCTCTTAAAACAAACATCGCAGTGTTTAATAGCATGTGCTGGGAATAGTAGGGAGACCGAGatctgaataaaacattttatatccttcattcatagattcttgttcattgattggttaaaagtgtgtcacgtgatcaaaaataaacgcactattctgtgaggaagtggaaaaagtactatttacgtccgtaaatagtacctccaagccgtaaatagtacttctggatatttactatttacggatagcggcatacccacgtcgcagtccataaagcataagAATAACATTGAACGTCTACATTGACTATGAGAAtattttgtcactgccgagaAACGACTCGCGAAATAATAAATCAAGCTGAAGTGGGCTGCTACTGCTAAAGAAGATTCACGATTTCAactgtttaatttgaatttgttaccagTTCTAGCGCAGGAATATCGTACTATTTTCAGACCAAAACAGAGTCAGATCCAGACCGATACTGACGTGataagcttaaaaacaaacactgacaggGCGAGCCTAGCATGCTAGTCTTGGACCGCCTAGCCATAGTGCCGTGCGTACGGAGGCCTATCCCGATGCATGATGGCCTTCgcgttataggcctacatggaggCCTAAATCTTTTTACGTGTAAATCTTTTCACTAACCTTTGcacaaaaaatctatgaatgacgGCATAGTGGAATGAAGATACAATGTGAACACTGACAACGAGTAAGCTTTAAAACCCACTAGGCCTACCAGTGCATAGGCCCTACACAGTATATGCCATGTATGCCTAATTCGTAGCATGGTGGTGGAGTtttcttgtaatcttttaaacaatcaatgaacaaaaaatctatgaatgaaggatataaaacaaatactgcctacattcgaggttctggtttaaaactatggtccctcgctgagatcaatagtactattttccttcggggctgcgcccctcaggaaaatagtactattgatctaaCCTCGGGCCCGTAGTTTTAACCATAACCTCTCATGGccgtatatatttgtatattattcatGGGCAGTATTAATTTTGTTAGAGACAGTCCGTTTcccaaatttaaataaattaactTTATCTTTAATACTTCGACTACTAGGGCCTATTAATAAAACtgctaatgatgataataataacaataataattgtttttctgtatttttaattACCTAGCCAAGCAAGTCTGACACAGTGTGTGACCTTGTTGGTACAACGTAAgttatttaaaaaagaaagaaacattatttgtattattttggatatgttattttaaaataaaacattaagaaaaaagGGAATATTGCATTTCACAAACATTGAGTATCCCCACCTGCAAATTCGGACTGACGCCCTTGGTTCCCATATTCAATCAATTCATTTAACTTGCATGTTTAttgatggggtatgaacgtttggaatttattgtgggacattagagcacatcagacatatcgaattgcattctgaatacgaagaatgtccttctgatatcaaataattttgatttttgaaatcgcaatgtaatacacattttatggcaaatgattaaaaattgatatttttgatatttaagagtactggaagtaaactttataaatcagaAGGTCtgtactcaaagtgtatgtaggtgggatgaaaaactgacgatcaattgaaaaatttgacctttcgtaatgaagatatggatttttttctccaaaacaccaaaaaaaaaggtcttttggggaaaaatccatatcttcaatatgaaaggtcaacattttcaattgatcgtcggctttttcctcccagctgcatacactttaagaatgtatcattagatttataaaatttacttcgaggactgttatatatcaaaaatgtgaaaaatatcaaatattaataatttgtcataaaatttgtattatatcgtgattttcaaaaaatgaaaatttggtatcaaaaagacattcttcgtattcagaatgcaattcgatatgtctgatgtgctctcatgtcccacaaaaaatactgtcgaaacgctcaaaacactcattccagatcccttaatacagTTAACATGACAATGTGATTTCAAATTTGTGTATTCATTTGCTTTTAATAGGCCTATTCATTTGCTTTTAATAGGCTTGTTCGTTTTCTTTTAATAGGCCTATTCATTTGCTTTTAATAGGCCTATTCATTTGCTTTTaataggcctattcttttgcTTTTAATAGACCTATTTGTGACCCCTCTCGAGACTCAGAAGGTCAAGGAGGAGCAGGTTCGTGGTCTACTAAGTAGATCCAAGTAATCTTACTAAAAATAAAAGCAATTAGAAACAATAACAATGGACAACATAATTTGTAGGTAATCC
Above is a window of Amphiura filiformis chromosome 7, Afil_fr2py, whole genome shotgun sequence DNA encoding:
- the LOC140156420 gene encoding uncharacterized protein codes for the protein MGIGNCFDAETYCNDFDADDDWSSGTFTRTFNASSTSFVLQFYSGNWISLNNGGGGSWDLRSYVNLTARPFGRAINTPPTAVITPVVTATAGTTSTIVIPTADADGDYIRCRWATGESGSVDQPSTSVLSLDPLTCTITFTSYDGTLWGVAIYIEDFLSSDSTTPLSTVPLQFLIQVKALSPGCTTTKPTLIAPSPAQGSIVTIYTEELFTVEIHGMPTSGDNPITNFATVSPRGMTRSTIMSGEGDNKYITINWTPEQTQEGPNIFCFSVSDEW